ATATCGATGGTAGATGGGGCAAAGGTTTCTAAGCTTGATGATTTCGCTCGGCTCTCCTTCCCCTGTTGCGCTGCTCCTTTGTCTCGTATGGGTTGGATTTTCCCTTCGCGCTCCTTTTAGTGAGTGATTGtatttcttgtctttgatctgcGAGAGACTAGaaaatttcactaagaaatccccataGGCGACGCcatattgtttgactcaaaagatattaaaatctttttgaacaaatcaatcaaagttGAAGtggtaaatcttagtcagacataatAAATTTCAAATCAAAGAGCTAGCAATATGTATCATACTTAGGATGAAGGAAATATAAATGATCTTATTGAGATTCAACATTGTATCTCCCATCAATCGATGAGGAGACCGCTTTACATATTTTTCTAGAGATTCACTCTATTCAATCAAGAAAATTAAAAGAGAGCTTTTCAGCTTTAGAAGGAGATAGGAGAagcagccccccccccccccacacacacacacccctTGTTGAAAGCTTTCCCTGACTATATATAGTCATGACACCCTTGCCCTTTGCTCGGCTTGACGTCCTCTTGCCTCCAATGTATCTTAGTCATGCTTTTAGATGCTGCTCTTACCGACACGTCGGATGTTAGGGAGGAGGTATAGAGTAAGCTATATTAACTTTCGTTGCCTGGTTACTTAGGCAGGACGTCGGTCAACTTGGTCGcgacggtcagattttgaccaatacaatatTTAATAACACAAATTTTAAATATCTTATAGTCATACATATATTATGACTTGTTCAGAAAAAACCTAAACTTCTTGACGAGTCAAGTTACGTCAAAAAATTGAAATGGGAGAATAGTAAAAAAATCATACTCTAGCAAGTAGAAGTTCTCTTCAAATGCATGTACTTATTAACTGCGCTAAGTCCTAACTGGATTTCTACAATTTTTCAAGGCAGAATGACAAGAATGTATTTCATCCTCTACCAAAATAAAATCACTCCATATTAGATTTTGAGTAAGAGCTCTACTTCTTAGCATAATTAAATGGTGTTTCAAAGAAATATGATGATACCTTCGTCAAAGCGAAAAATGCTGTTTCAATTTCGACTCCATAAAATAGCCGACCAGAAGATAGAGAACCAATTTTATAGTTTTCGCACATTTTGTTTTAGATGTTCAATATTTTCACCGTTAGATCCTACTCTAAGACGAGCTTAAGGGTAGAATAGTGGATGTATTTTGATTTGAAATATATTGAATGGATTATCTAAATTGGTAATGAATAAAATTATAACCACCAAAGGGTGTAATAGGATATTCGAAAATTCTTCTACAATCATAGATTCGTATTTAAACTTTGAAAAGGAAAATTCTTTTGGTAGGACACTATATTTTCTTAGTAGGATATTAGAATTAGTCATACCAATGCGTTCCAGGatggttaacaaaatataattaagctATAAAACCAAATTCCACTTGTATTGTCAGTTACAATACTTCTTTTGCACACTCTCTATATCCATACTCACAATAGAATACTTTGACATTAATACTTCTTAACCATTGTTTCCCTACAAGGATATTACCTTTTGTATTTAAAGGAATTGTTTAGTATAATGGCAGGATAGACAAGGATATTCTATGGGAGAATTCTATGGGATTAGCTAGTCCGTTTTTTATATGGGATAGTTAATTCTATCATTatagtattatttttttttttggaattatcTAATAACTAAATATAAGATAAATACAATCCTAAATATTGTCTCTAAATACAATCCTAATTCATGATTTAAGAAAATGGTCTGTATGTTCTAAATTCTAATCATCAAATATTGAAAAATTTTACTATGTGCCTCACATAACTGACATTAAATGTGTGACGGAGATTTTATtttagggatttttacctatctataccatatatcaagtcttattaccctcaatgttcataatttgttatttacccgtgtattccacacttttactacaaattatataccaatccaaaaatagATAGATTTTGCCATAAAAAATGCGCTAAAATGAAGGCACCAGATCTGCGTGTGATTCTGTCAACATTAAATTCGAATTGCTGTGtaattctctccttcctcaacGGAAAGAGATCTCTCTTCTCTCACTCAACTACAATTCTCAAAAAACGCAAGCTACTGAAGCTCTAGCAATCAAACGGAAAGGAGATTtctgttcttcatcttcatcttcatctgttcttccatatattttccaccattgatagccattaaaaagcttgaaagctttgaattcaaatttgggttttcaaaaatcattatttgtttggattgggtgttgttgtaaataattcggaatatgtttaggagtttatatctcaattttgaggggttttggtgaagattagacttggttttgactgaattttagattgaaactcgaagaagaagaagaagaagaagaagaagaagaagaagaagaagaagaagaagaagaattgtagataaattgtagttaaattgtagaattgtagatatattgtagataaattgtagataaattgtagatgaattgtagattgggaagactaaaacttctacaaatcttctacaattatgtcgaaaatgccaattatgctacaattgaaatgagaatttggatattaaaattcaatgtatctattttgtagatatcttgtagataaattgtagattatttgtattctgattgtagatgcattattttctgttttcacaaatccaaaacgactaaagcttctacaaaatcttctgcaaaaaacagtctacaatttatctacaatttttctaatttgactacaatttgactacaaaatatctacaaattctgaaaatatgtcttcttcttcttcttcttcttcttcttcttcttcttcttcttcttcttcttcttcttcttcttcttcttcttcttcttctttttcttcttcttcttcgagtttcaatcgacagtgttaaccagtaaccttcaaccactgcccaaaaaaaaaaaagaggtcaaagAATTTCGAACTCTCTGCCATTATTATTTCTAGTGGGAATTCAAGTGGTTCGATCAAAGAATTTAAAATTTTCTTGTGAATCTGAAAATATGATATTCTTCGACGGTGGTGGGCAGTTGGGGATGATCAACGAGAGGAAGCATAGGAGCATCGTGAGTTTTGTGTGTGTTGTGAACAGTTGAgatgaaaggaaagagaaagtgggaagatacagtcctataattatgcctaataaaaatgaacccttaattatatccctaatttgaattatggtatagaaatggtaatttggtatgcttaaatgtaataaacacaaaccttaaacattgagggtaataagttttgatatatggtatagataggtaaaaatccctttaTTTTATCTCACAACAAAATGGGACCAATTCTTACATATTTGAATCCACAAAACCTTAGGTCCACTTTATTGCGAGACAAAATAAAGCTTCTCATTACTAATGTCAATTGTGTAAGTAAAAATTGCACAATGCGCCTTATTTGGTCgctcccatttaacctatacccatttttttttaaaagttttcacctgtacccactttttaaacaactttagcCCCCTTTCtcttcctccttctcctccttcgttttcttctttttcttcttcttcttcttcttcttcttcttcttcttcttcttcttcttcttcttcttctgttatTGGTGCTCattgaaacttcagttcatgggatgattgccataagtatgtttatcagattatttaaaaataaattataaataattacgtaagttagtagacaataatttgtgaatattttcacgtacgggaagtttaaggtcacatttagtgattcttttcatgataattctgttcttttcacatTTGTTGTTTCCAACTTTTATAATTTAGATATTGTTGGCAATATGATTATTTTATAATAGTTAGATTaagacaaaactaatgaatctaggataaaaaaaacttcagcttatttagtagtgaagtttttacaaatgaactaaataacttcagcatcttctgctgaagtttttgaaaaagttttatgacaaaactaatgaatccaggacaaaaaaacacTTCagtttatttagtgctgaagtttttacaaataaactaaataacttcagcatcttttgctgaaatttttgaaaaagcttaatgacaaaactaatgaatccaggacaaaaaaacttcagcttatttaatgttgaagtttttacaaatgaactaaataacttcagcatcacaAATCTttagctactagaatgcttaagttcagcaattacaaataaaaacttcagcaaatagagaacaaaacttcagcactagaatgcttcagcaattacaaacaaaattttcagcacacttggttcagcaatttttgctacttcaggcccgtctaccaGAATGTTGAAGTTTGCATGATTGCTTTTGCTACTTTAGGCCcttatgctgaagttacgcgaaaaagtgggtacacttGCAATTGTTTTTGCAAAACGAGTACAAGTGAAAACGTGACCTAAAAAGCGGATATAGATGCAAATTCTCCGTTGTGTATGTGTAGGGTTATGCATCAGTAATATCGGATCAGATTTAGCATATTTCAGATAGTAAATTCGGATTAAATTTATAAAATGTCATCCGAATTAAATTGGATCGGATCGAATTTTATAATTTGGATCGGATAAATATTTCGGATTTTCAAATTAGATTGTATGCCTTATTAAGGCTAATAACAATATAATCGGCTAATGCACTTTTTAAGGTTATTGTTATTCACCATTCTATTAAATTGAAAGGCAATAAATGTCTTTCATAGCAATAGACCAAACAAAAGTTTCATTGCAAATAAAATAAACTAAATTCCAAACAAATGTCTAATAAAGGAAAGACGTCGTTGTCCGTCGATAGGAAGGAGAGACTTAGAATGAGAGACACAAAAGTAAGACTTAAGGAAGCGGACAGAGCAGTCTGAAGAGAGATTAGAGAGAGAAAGACTTCGatataaactaaaaaaaaaaaaaaaaaaagagtctaaAGAGAGGCGGATGAAATTGAATGAGAAGacttaatcctaaaatgtaagtCTAATATTTATACATATCCATATAATTCGAATTTCGGGTCGGAATGGATTAAAATTTTACCAATTCGAATTCAATCCGAACTTTTGAAAAATTACCTAACACATATCTGATCCGAATATCAGAAATCCGAATAGATTGAATCGGTGTGTGGATTATagatatccgatccaaatgcacaaCCCTAATTGCGTGAGACACACAAAATAAAAAGTTTCTCAAATATTCAACAAAAATCGCCAAGATGATAAATGAAAGACTTGCTCTGCAGCAAGCGCATCAGCACAGTACTGCAGCATGCAGAAGAGACTAGATGTATAGCCATCGATCAAGTTAATAAAGGTCCCTTTTACTGCACTCCAAAAGATTACACTGTTATTTGAACACGCCCAAAATAATTTTCCCCTCCCAGAACTTTTATAATGTAGTACCCACTCCTGCTTATATTTGATTGATCGATGTGATCACATTATTTGCCCATGCACGTAACTTACTGATGATCATCAAATCTTCTTAAGTTCTTCTTACACCTGATTAACCAAACACTTGGTTTATGTTATTCTCTTCTTCAGATTTCATCTTTCTATATGATGGTTCATTTACAGCCACCGCACGGTTAGACAAACGCACCTGTGATACACCCAAATCTTCCTTTGGTTAAAGGGAGCAATCATGGCCATGCAGTCAAACAATCTTTTCTATTGACGCCACTGTGACGCATTAAGTTAACCCGGGGGCGAGGGGGCAAAAGTAATCCTACGGCTCTTAATAACGCTTCCCTTATTTTCTTGAGATCATTAATTCCATAAATTAACTCCCACCCAGTTTTGTATTCTCAGTATCTGATTACAGTATTTCGTATCAGTCACTTTCCACACAAAGACATTTATCTCCCTGCATGAGACTTACCTAACTTCCTTTCTCATTTTATGTTTAACAGTTTTTCCTTTTTAAACTGTCAAAAAATACAAAttttttcatttagaaaattttaaataataaaattataaaaatctaaGACTTATTTTAAGttatatatttaatacaataacaaaaaaaatcCAGTGTAATTTTAGAAATGTGTCTGGAGAGTATAAAAAAATTTATCCAGTTAACCAATATTGCTAGTCACCTTAGGGCTTCTATGGGTAATTTTGTCCTTAAACAAGAGTATATCCCTCCCTAGCAAGTAAGGACAGAGTTAAAACAGTGATATTTAATAAACACGACGGATTGTGGTCTTATCGAATTTGACAACCATGTCTATAAAATCCTAGACCCCTCTAATAAATTACTATTTCCAAATAAAAAACCAATTTCCGTTGAGTTTATAAATTGTTGAACTTTATCACAATTCAAGGAAGATCACTTTGTCTTTGTTCTATCTTTAGCACAAAGACAATGTATACCCATTCTCAAAAGCTTCCAAAAACTGACCCTTTTTTCCTCTCTAAACAACAATCCCTTTACCCAAATGAACCAATTGATCATCTCTGCATTGACTCCACTAATTATCTTGACCCACTTCACTCTTTTTCTGAATTTCCAACTCCAGAACATGATCAGAAATCCCCTGTTCTTGAAGGAATTGCAGCTGTAGTTGGAGAACATGTTCTTTTTGGCAGCTGTAATAATAAAAACAAGAGAAGTGTTGATCAAAATTCTGAGAGTACTATTGCAGTTTCGATTCTGAAGCGCACGTGCCATGCACCTGACAAATACAGAGGCGGCGaggggaaagaagaaaagagaaatgtTCCAGTGGAGAGGAGCTACAGAGGAGTGAGGAAGAGGCCGTGGGGGAGGTGGTCAGCGGAGATACGTGACCGTATAGGGCGGTGCCGTCACTGGCTTGGAACTTTCGACACGCCGGAGGAGGCTGCGCGTGCATATGACGCGGCTGCTAGATGGCTGAGAGGGTCAAAGGCGCGAACCAACTTCCAAATTCCTCCAGTTGTGCCTTTGCCTTTGCATTCATCACCAACATCAACTTCATCCTCTTCGAATACCTCTGCTGAAgagaaaaagaacaagaaaaataTACCTTGTGCTAAACGAAATACACCTAATAATAACAGGAAATGCTCAGTGGTAACTTCAGCTGCCCATCTTTTCAGCTCCAGCAGTACACCTGCTGTGGAGCTTGATCTCAAGCTGGGAATTGGGAAGAAGAGTAGCTAGCTAGTTTTTAACGCCGAAAATAGGTGGTACTAGCTATATCTAGTGTAGTGTTTTATGTGTAAATCAAATGCAACTGTGGTTCAGCCTGTTTCATTTTGATGTAGTGATCATCGCTAGTTGACTAATCAACGGCTTGGTATGAGATGAAGTTTAATTTTCTGATGTTGATTAGAAGTTTAGAAAGGATACAGAAAAGGTTATGCGCCATGCGTGTTAAATGTAGTTAACTAATCTTTTTGAGAATCTCTATATTATATTGTATTCTAGCTTGTTGAATGAGTTGTTTCGTTTTTATCGATTACATTAAGCATTAATTTCTGATATGTCTGTTCATATGTGTCGTCGCTAATGGCCGTTCTTCGGTCTTTCTAATCATCAATGTGTATGGATATCAAGTTTCATTATTTCTCATGGTTGGTTGTGGAATTAAATCTTCCAAGAAAACTTGTTTTGTGTGGCTATGCCTAGGGTTTGAGGTAATTTTTTCTACTATACTATTTATGATTTTTAAttactcttctttttctttcttattttaatttaagCTTCTAATCGTATACATGCTGCTGCCTGCTTGAATGAAGAAGCTGAATATATATTGAAGGAAGCTTAGTGTTTCATGCATGTAATGCGCGCACCATGAGCTAAAAGGGAAGGGCACTGAAGTAGTACTAGTACTTTAGATACCAAAGCAAATAGTAGCAGATGAAGAAGATCTGGAGAATGGACTGACAATTGCTGTGATAATAATGACGTGATAACATGCCTAAAAAGACGCCCACGAAAGACGGGGTTTCTGTTGACTGTAAGTTGAAGCTGAGCAGAGAGGATTGTTACTTGTATGAGCTGCGAAGATCTTTGGTTTTTATTCTATAAATCAATTTGCTTTTTAGTATTTGTGCATATATATACTCAGTCACATGAGGAAGTGGAGAAATGCCCATGACCCGTACCCGGTGGAGGACCCGGTTTGCCCGGTGGGAGAGGGGAAGTTTCTGTCCTTTAGTGTGCAGGACCTGCTGGTTGATCCGATGGTTAGATACTCTCACTTTCAGATAGTGACAACAGACTCATATGGGGCAATATATGGAAGTACAAAATGGTGGGAATGACTAGAGACTACTGAACAGTGAAGTACGCTGTAGAACTGTAAGTCCAGTGTGTCCTTCCACCTTTTCGTTTTGTTTCAAACTTAGTACTACAGTATTTCTTTTTTGCCACATTACATCAAACTAATACATGCAGGTTAGATATTTTACATACATAAATGACATGTAGTTTTACTTTACTTTTAATTGTTAAGATTGACTTGCTTGATTTGATATATTAGCATCCAATGCGAATAAATATGGTTCTggaatttctctctttttttttattttattatttttataatcgTAACCTTCAGGGGCGTATTTGTAGCCTAGATTATGGGTATGTGAAATTATGGTCGCTTCGCCAAATTAGGTACTTAATGTATGTATTTTCTAGAATTTCTCTAATAATATATGGCCGCATGTTCCAaatgatgatgtccatctcattgaagaagtattaggcatgtgcctaataagagttttctttggtttggtagccaaccttgttgacttggtttggttggtagccaaccttgttgaatttctttggtttggtagccaactttgttgaattgtgaaaaatgtgtgtaaattgtcaaatattgtaggctttagagggtgaagctttggctataaaaggagagcttcaactctcatttcttcacaccaacaaagagagaaagaaagagtgaggtttcacagacaaggtataagaaaatagtctgtgaggaaaatagagagtgagcgatattgtagtgaggtgggaatatcaaaagagggttatttcttttgagtgttgtagtggtctttggagtatttacctccgacctacaaagtgtaaaattccttactatagtgatatcagttgctcctctcggggtcgtggtttttttcccttattcagaagggttttccacgtaaaaatcttggtgtcattgttactcttttattcttgttaattaccgtatctcggtgctacattattattccgctttattaccgtgaatattattttggtaaggggtttattcccaacaactggtatcagagcacaggttctgctcgttcactgaaatactattcactgtcggtagtactatacttggtgaaaaataaaaatgtccggagtaaagtacgaggtagcaaaattcaatggagataacggtttctcaacatggcaaagaaggatgagagatctgctcatccaacaaggattacacaaggttctagatgttgattccaaaaagcctgataccatgaaagctgaggattgggctgacttggatgaaagagctgctagtgcaatcaggttgcacttatcagatgatgtggtaaataacatcattgatgaagacactgcacgtggaatttggacaaggttggaaagcctatacatgtccaaaacgctgacaaataaattgtacctgaagaagcagttatacgccctacacatgagtgaaggtacgaattttttgtcacatttaaatgtgtttaacggactaatcacacagcttgccaacctcggagtgaaaatcgaggaagaagataaagccatcttgctattgaactcgttgccatcttcgtacgataatttggcaacaaccatcctgcacggtaagactactattgagttgaaagatgtcacatcggctcttctactcaatgagaagatgagaaagaagcctgaaaatcaaggacaggctctcatcacagaaggtagaggcaggagttatcaaaggagttcgaacaactatggtagatccggagctcgtgggaagtcaaagaaccgatccaaatcaagagtcagaaattgctacaactgtaatcaaccaggtcacttcaaaagagattgcccaaatccaaggaagggcaaaggtgaaaccagtggccagaagaatgacgacaacacagccgccatggtgcaaaataatgataatgttgtcctctttataaatgaggaagaggaatgcatgcacctgtcaggtccagagtcggaatgggtggttgacacagcggcatctcaccatgccacaccggtaagagatcttttttgcagatatgtagcaggtgatttcggcacagtgaaaatgggtaacacaagttactcaaagattgcggggattggtgacatttgtatcaagacaaatgtcggatgcacattggttctaaaggatgtgcggcatgtacctgatttgcggatgaacttgatctcgggaattgctttagaccgagatggatacgagagttattttgcaaatcaaaagtggagactcactaagggatcattggtgattgcaaagggagttgctcgtggcacgttgtacaggacaaatgcagaaatatgccaaggtgaattgaacgcggcacaagatgagatttctgtagatttgtggcacaaaagaatgggtca
This sequence is a window from Nicotiana sylvestris chromosome 3, ASM39365v2, whole genome shotgun sequence. Protein-coding genes within it:
- the LOC104244337 gene encoding ethylene-responsive transcription factor ERF084, which gives rise to MYTHSQKLPKTDPFFLSKQQSLYPNEPIDHLCIDSTNYLDPLHSFSEFPTPEHDQKSPVLEGIAAVVGEHVLFGSCNNKNKRSVDQNSESTIAVSILKRTCHAPDKYRGGEGKEEKRNVPVERSYRGVRKRPWGRWSAEIRDRIGRCRHWLGTFDTPEEAARAYDAAARWLRGSKARTNFQIPPVVPLPLHSSPTSTSSSSNTSAEEKKNKKNIPCAKRNTPNNNRKCSVVTSAAHLFSSSSTPAVELDLKLGIGKKSS